A genomic segment from bacterium encodes:
- the gap gene encoding type I glyceraldehyde-3-phosphate dehydrogenase, with product MKVAINGFGRIGRVVLRLGIERDIEWVAVNDITDTKTLCHLLEYDSLHGRFKYPVKVEDDSLVIGEKKIKALSCKDPKELPWKDLGVDVVIESTGKFTNKADCSLHIERGAKKVIVTAPAKDEDITIVMGINEDKYDKDKHNVISNASCTTNCLAPLAKVLLSHFGIKKGFMTTIHSYTNDQKILDLPHKDLRRARAAALSMIPTTTGAAKAIGKVIPELAGKLDGIAVRAPSPNVSLIDLTVITERPTTKDEVNNLFKSASEKGPLSKYLKYCDKPLVSSDFNGDTSSCIFDKELTFAKDDLVKVFGWYDNETGYSMRIIDLLEYIRNFEL from the coding sequence ATGAAGGTTGCAATTAATGGATTTGGAAGGATTGGAAGGGTTGTTTTAAGGTTGGGGATAGAGAGAGACATAGAATGGGTTGCCGTAAATGACATTACAGATACAAAGACCCTGTGCCATTTATTAGAGTATGACTCTCTCCATGGAAGGTTTAAATATCCGGTAAAGGTAGAGGATGATTCTTTGGTAATAGGCGAAAAGAAGATAAAAGCTTTGTCTTGTAAAGACCCAAAGGAGCTTCCCTGGAAGGATTTAGGGGTTGATGTGGTTATTGAATCAACAGGGAAATTTACCAACAAGGCTGATTGCTCTTTGCATATAGAAAGAGGGGCAAAGAAGGTTATTGTTACAGCACCTGCAAAGGATGAGGATATAACAATAGTAATGGGGATAAATGAGGATAAATACGATAAAGATAAACACAATGTCATTTCAAATGCATCCTGTACAACAAATTGCCTGGCACCCCTGGCAAAGGTTCTCCTTTCTCACTTTGGAATAAAAAAGGGATTTATGACCACCATTCATTCCTATACAAATGACCAGAAAATCCTTGACCTTCCACATAAAGATTTAAGGAGGGCAAGGGCAGCAGCCCTCTCTATGATTCCAACCACAACAGGTGCAGCAAAGGCAATCGGAAAGGTTATTCCAGAGCTTGCTGGAAAGCTTGATGGTATTGCTGTCCGGGCTCCATCCCCAAATGTTTCCCTTATAGACCTTACCGTGATAACAGAAAGGCCTACTACGAAAGATGAGGTTAATAACCTATTTAAAAGCGCATCGGAAAAGGGTCCTCTTTCCAAATACCTTAAATATTGTGATAAACCTTTGGTTTCCTCTGATTTTAATGGAGACACATCATCCTGTATATTTGACAAAGAGCTTACCTTTGCCAAGGATGACCTGGTAAAGGTTTTTGGCTGGTATGACAATGAAACAGGATATAGTATGAGAATAATTGACCTTTTGGAATACATAAGAAATTTTGAATTATGA